The following coding sequences lie in one Niabella agricola genomic window:
- a CDS encoding AI-2E family transporter, which translates to MSYRKIDNNILRQIVLILLIGLLGFMIFFNLRYFTPGALGAITLYILFRKTFFRLTEQQNWKKSLASFFLMFTTLLVIALPLWLIIEVMIPQISNLLANKQVIIEKYNAVKAFIASKPLLNRINLSDESLMRTLGKVTAYFPGILNSVAEIFVNIFTALFILYFMQVNARAMEKRVRLFIPFSDDNTQTLWEETKMMVRSNALGIPILALCQGLVAVLGYWIFGVDNFVMWGLITGAASMVPAVGTMIVWIPICVVVFATGSVGNGIGLTLYCLIVVGGIDNVLRFTILKKIGDIHPLITVFGVLLGLKLFGIMGLIFGPLFMSYFLLLIQIYRVEFGKKSDHLPHGPETVGITEKK; encoded by the coding sequence ATGAGCTACAGAAAAATTGATAACAATATACTCCGGCAGATTGTATTGATATTGTTGATCGGGCTGCTTGGGTTTATGATCTTTTTTAACCTTCGATATTTTACACCTGGCGCCCTTGGAGCAATCACCTTATACATCCTGTTCCGTAAAACTTTTTTCCGGTTAACCGAACAACAAAACTGGAAAAAATCACTGGCCAGCTTTTTTTTAATGTTTACTACTCTGCTGGTCATTGCATTGCCGTTGTGGCTGATTATTGAAGTAATGATCCCGCAGATCAGCAACCTGCTGGCCAATAAACAGGTAATTATCGAAAAATACAATGCTGTAAAAGCCTTTATTGCCAGTAAGCCGCTGCTAAACCGGATCAATCTTTCCGATGAATCGCTGATGCGCACCCTGGGAAAAGTAACGGCCTATTTTCCCGGTATTCTTAATTCGGTGGCAGAGATCTTTGTAAACATTTTTACGGCATTATTCATCCTTTATTTCATGCAGGTAAATGCGCGGGCCATGGAAAAGCGGGTTCGCCTTTTTATTCCTTTCAGTGATGATAATACTCAAACGCTGTGGGAAGAAACAAAAATGATGGTGCGTTCCAATGCATTGGGAATTCCCATCCTGGCCTTGTGTCAGGGCCTGGTAGCGGTACTGGGATACTGGATCTTTGGCGTGGATAATTTTGTAATGTGGGGACTGATCACCGGAGCGGCGTCGATGGTGCCGGCTGTAGGCACCATGATTGTTTGGATACCGATCTGTGTGGTGGTATTTGCTACAGGAAGTGTTGGCAACGGTATCGGGCTTACTTTATATTGCCTGATCGTTGTTGGGGGAATCGATAATGTATTACGGTTTACGATCCTGAAAAAAATAGGCGATATTCACCCGCTGATCACTGTGTTCGGAGTACTCCTTGGATTGAAGTTGTTTGGAATTATGGGACTTATTTTTGGCCCACTGTTTATGTCATACTTTTTACTGCTGATCCAGATCTATCGTGTTGAATTTGGTAAGAAAAGCGATCATCTTCCGCATGGACCGGAAACGGTTGGCATTACCGAAAAAAAGTAA
- a CDS encoding ORF6N domain-containing protein, with protein MARTTLQHLVAEQKILNRIYVVRRERVLLDRDLAELYGVETKRLKEAVNGMPAAFLKILCLL; from the coding sequence GTGGCAAGGACTACATTGCAGCATCTTGTTGCCGAGCAAAAGATCCTGAACCGTATATACGTTGTCCGCAGGGAGCGGGTGTTGCTGGACAGGGACCTGGCCGAATTGTATGGTGTAGAAACGAAGCGTTTAAAAGAAGCAGTAAACGGAATGCCGGCTGCTTTCCTAAAGATTTTATGTTTGCTATGA
- a CDS encoding helix-turn-helix domain-containing protein, with protein sequence MSEKIYNIIEFTQRNVFLTGKAGTGKTTFLNHFIRTTIKNSMVVAPTGIAAINAGGVTLHSMFGLPLTTFLPTTDPVDRNEAINIPQLLPHFKYRKEKLDLLRALEILIIDEVSMLRADVLDMIDLALKTARRSALAFGGVQLLLIGDLYQLPPVVKPASEKLLSAFYSSPYFFESKALKATPFVTIELTTVFRQSDPVFISLLNSIREGETHRIDFRLLNTRYQPGFEPQDRYVYLVSHNYMADSINNRQLNELTGAGISCPAIITGDFKEHLYPNDPNLLLKPNAQVMFIRNDASESKKYYNGRLARVLRAEDDKIVVMPEGSESELAVEREVWENKKYYLDEKKEIQEEVIGSYEQYPFRLAWAVTIHKSQGLTFDKVIIDAGASFTSGQVYVALSRCRTLEGIVLKSPIRPSNIFRDERIAGFHEATDASGKIERIYETEKDAFAASKLLRTLSCAPFLTVMEQWIQAAREKPLHDEEAFTRLTEPIKERCRLLEDTFIKFEGFVQRKMREPSPDTWKIIAEKAAGAVNYFFDQVQEQLFIPLKVYYNSTRKQKGVKNYIRTVELLMTELEAYLQGLKNASFLERALLDTEKNIETVVKEKAQPSHIISYHLLEEGKTAEEIASARNLAVSTIYGHFARVAQVGILDIQRLFSEEQLQVFNKAFEPDKWSSVTAAKAALPVFEFHELRVLINHFTYWAGKEKHATKTPS encoded by the coding sequence TTGTCTGAAAAAATATACAATATCATAGAGTTCACCCAACGGAACGTTTTCTTAACCGGGAAAGCCGGCACTGGAAAAACGACCTTCCTGAACCATTTTATACGCACCACGATCAAAAACAGCATGGTGGTAGCTCCAACAGGCATTGCGGCCATCAATGCCGGTGGCGTAACCCTTCATTCGATGTTTGGTTTACCACTGACCACTTTTCTTCCCACCACAGACCCTGTAGACCGGAACGAGGCCATCAATATTCCGCAACTGCTGCCACATTTTAAATACCGCAAGGAGAAACTGGATCTTTTAAGAGCGTTGGAGATCCTGATCATCGATGAAGTATCTATGCTCCGCGCAGATGTGCTGGATATGATCGACCTGGCATTGAAAACAGCAAGACGCTCTGCACTGGCTTTTGGAGGTGTGCAGCTGCTATTGATCGGCGACCTGTACCAGTTGCCGCCGGTAGTAAAGCCCGCCTCGGAAAAACTGCTGTCGGCCTTCTATTCTTCACCCTATTTTTTTGAATCCAAGGCACTTAAAGCCACCCCTTTTGTCACCATCGAGCTGACAACCGTTTTCCGGCAGAGCGATCCGGTTTTTATCTCGTTGCTTAATTCCATTCGCGAAGGCGAAACCCACCGCATTGATTTTCGGCTGTTGAATACCCGGTACCAGCCCGGCTTTGAACCCCAAGACCGCTATGTATACCTGGTTTCTCATAATTATATGGCAGATAGCATTAATAACCGCCAGCTCAATGAACTGACCGGAGCCGGCATCTCCTGCCCTGCCATCATTACGGGCGATTTTAAAGAGCACCTGTATCCCAATGATCCCAACCTGTTGCTCAAACCCAATGCCCAGGTGATGTTTATCCGTAATGATGCATCCGAATCAAAAAAGTATTACAACGGCAGGCTTGCCCGGGTGTTACGGGCAGAGGACGACAAAATTGTTGTGATGCCTGAAGGATCGGAAAGCGAGCTGGCTGTGGAACGGGAAGTATGGGAAAACAAAAAATATTACCTGGATGAGAAGAAGGAGATCCAGGAGGAGGTCATCGGCAGTTACGAACAGTATCCGTTCCGCCTGGCCTGGGCCGTAACCATTCACAAGAGCCAGGGACTTACGTTTGACAAAGTGATCATTGATGCCGGCGCCTCTTTTACCAGCGGCCAGGTATATGTAGCCCTGAGCCGTTGCCGGACGCTGGAGGGCATTGTTTTAAAATCGCCGATCAGGCCTTCCAATATCTTCCGGGATGAACGGATCGCCGGTTTTCATGAGGCCACCGATGCATCCGGGAAAATTGAACGGATTTATGAAACGGAAAAAGATGCTTTCGCCGCCAGCAAGCTGTTGCGTACGCTGAGCTGTGCCCCGTTTTTAACGGTTATGGAACAGTGGATCCAGGCCGCCCGGGAAAAACCGCTGCACGACGAAGAAGCATTTACGCGGTTAACAGAACCCATAAAAGAACGTTGCCGGTTACTGGAAGATACGTTCATCAAATTTGAGGGCTTTGTACAGCGGAAGATGCGGGAACCATCTCCCGATACCTGGAAAATAATTGCTGAAAAAGCTGCGGGAGCCGTCAATTATTTTTTTGACCAGGTGCAGGAGCAGCTCTTTATCCCGTTAAAAGTGTATTACAACAGCACCAGGAAGCAGAAAGGAGTAAAAAACTATATCCGCACGGTGGAGCTATTGATGACCGAACTGGAGGCTTACCTGCAGGGATTGAAAAACGCCAGCTTCCTGGAAAGAGCGCTGCTGGACACAGAAAAAAACATCGAAACTGTTGTAAAAGAAAAGGCCCAACCCTCCCACATTATCAGCTATCACCTCCTTGAGGAAGGAAAAACAGCCGAAGAAATTGCCAGTGCCCGGAATCTTGCAGTTAGTACCATTTACGGACATTTTGCACGGGTAGCCCAGGTAGGTATATTGGATATTCAAAGGCTTTTTTCAGAAGAGCAACTCCAGGTATTTAACAAGGCATTTGAACCTGATAAATGGTCGTCTGTTACAGCCGCCAAAGCTGCGCTTCCCGTTTTTGAATTTCACGAACTACGGGTATTGATCAATCATTTCACTTATTGGGCAGGCAAGGAAAAGCACGCTACCAAAACGCCCTCCTGA
- a CDS encoding patatin-like phospholipase family protein: MNKALIISGGGSKGAFAVGVVKDLETTYRLSFDTVVGTSTGALIAPLAALKQLSTLEALYTSVTTDDLLEAQNLGASIWNGNSLYTANGLGAKVRQIYTDDFYDQLRASATSVYLTTTCLQSQELVVYTTDPSPAAGTYYRVEKLKSAEQFRRAVMASASQPVFMPPVRINKDLPGAVNPGFQYVDGGTREYAGIGIALEAGANELFTILLSARNNTPDQTTYKDLMAILLQTVSVFITDVADNDLFASRQFIHFINYISQVKAAMKADGIAEAALDRYFGSTNPDYQSLVNRLPIKLHIIQPDTVLDGGPGGLVFDPAKMQQMVQLGKTALQNYVARLKPGETDWA; this comes from the coding sequence ATGAACAAAGCGCTTATCATCAGCGGCGGCGGCTCTAAAGGCGCCTTTGCAGTAGGTGTTGTAAAAGACCTGGAAACAACCTACCGGCTTAGCTTTGATACAGTAGTGGGAACCAGCACCGGGGCATTGATCGCTCCGCTCGCAGCTCTGAAGCAGCTGAGCACACTGGAAGCCTTGTATACCAGCGTTACAACGGACGACCTCCTGGAAGCTCAAAACCTGGGCGCCAGCATTTGGAACGGCAACTCCCTGTATACGGCCAATGGCCTCGGTGCCAAAGTACGCCAGATTTATACCGATGATTTCTATGATCAGCTTCGGGCGTCTGCTACCAGCGTGTACCTCACGACCACCTGTCTGCAAAGCCAGGAACTGGTGGTGTATACGACCGACCCGTCACCCGCAGCCGGCACCTATTACCGGGTTGAAAAATTAAAAAGTGCCGAGCAGTTCCGCAGAGCTGTGATGGCTTCTGCCAGCCAGCCGGTATTTATGCCACCTGTACGGATCAATAAAGACCTGCCGGGTGCGGTCAACCCCGGATTTCAATACGTAGACGGAGGAACCCGCGAATACGCCGGCATCGGTATTGCGCTGGAAGCCGGCGCTAATGAACTGTTTACCATCCTGCTTTCAGCACGGAACAACACACCTGATCAAACGACTTATAAAGACCTGATGGCAATCCTGTTGCAAACCGTTTCCGTTTTTATCACCGATGTAGCAGATAACGACCTTTTCGCCTCCCGTCAGTTTATTCATTTTATCAACTATATCAGCCAGGTAAAAGCGGCCATGAAGGCAGACGGAATAGCTGAAGCAGCCCTGGACCGCTATTTCGGCAGCACCAATCCCGATTATCAAAGCCTGGTCAACAGATTGCCCATAAAATTACATATCATACAGCCGGATACGGTGCTGGATGGCGGCCCCGGCGGGCTGGTGTTTGATCCGGCCAAAATGCAACAGATGGTTCAGCTAGGCAAAACAGCCCTGCAAAATTATGTAGCCCGTTTAAAGCCGGGAGAAACAGACTGGGCCTAG
- a CDS encoding OsmC family protein has protein sequence MKRFATANWQGTGKEGTGKTSTQSGVLNDTPYSFKTRFEEGNPGTNPEELVAAAHAGCFTMKLSFVLNEAGFTATNIDTKCTVTFENGAVTESHLDVQAAVPGIAQEQFDAAIKDAEANCPISKLLNTKITSTATLVG, from the coding sequence ATGAAACGTTTTGCAACAGCCAACTGGCAGGGAACAGGAAAAGAAGGAACCGGTAAAACTTCAACGCAATCCGGTGTGTTAAATGATACGCCCTATTCTTTTAAAACCCGGTTTGAGGAAGGCAACCCCGGTACCAATCCCGAGGAGCTGGTGGCTGCAGCCCATGCCGGCTGTTTTACTATGAAGCTGAGCTTTGTGCTGAATGAAGCGGGTTTTACTGCTACAAATATTGATACAAAATGTACGGTTACCTTTGAAAATGGTGCAGTTACCGAAAGCCATCTGGATGTACAGGCTGCTGTACCGGGCATCGCACAGGAACAATTCGACGCGGCTATCAAAGATGCAGAAGCCAATTGCCCCATCAGCAAATTATTAAATACGAAGATCACGTCCACAGCCACATTGGTCGGTTGA
- a CDS encoding segregation and condensation protein A: protein MSATYQIKLSQFEGPFDLLLFFIERDELDIYNIPITKITNDFLAYIKEQDALNIELSSEFILFVSTLMRIKAKMLIPRKELDAQGNEIDPREELVNKILEYKRFKEASAQMAELEAMRMLMVKRGNIQKELSAIGEEAGEGTEIHAITMFKLMKAFERAMQRYSDKVNTPVHTVVRYNYSMENSRAQVMEEAQRSKTLSFEKLFDHAQTRVHAIFLFLSVLELVQQSFLKIMIGEGKNNFILEYVAPEDREETMTAIEPTFS from the coding sequence GTGAGCGCAACATATCAGATAAAACTCTCCCAGTTTGAAGGGCCGTTTGATCTTCTTTTATTCTTTATTGAGCGGGATGAGCTGGATATTTACAACATTCCCATCACAAAGATCACCAATGATTTTCTGGCGTACATCAAAGAGCAGGATGCATTGAACATCGAACTGTCCAGCGAGTTTATTTTGTTCGTATCCACACTGATGCGCATCAAAGCAAAAATGCTGATCCCGCGTAAGGAGCTGGACGCCCAGGGCAACGAGATTGATCCGCGCGAAGAACTGGTTAATAAGATACTGGAGTATAAACGCTTTAAGGAGGCATCGGCACAAATGGCCGAACTGGAAGCGATGCGGATGCTGATGGTAAAACGGGGCAATATTCAAAAGGAGTTATCGGCCATCGGCGAAGAAGCCGGGGAAGGCACGGAGATTCATGCCATCACTATGTTCAAACTAATGAAGGCTTTTGAACGGGCCATGCAGCGGTATTCGGATAAGGTCAATACGCCGGTACATACGGTGGTACGGTATAATTATTCTATGGAAAACAGCCGCGCCCAGGTAATGGAAGAGGCTCAACGCTCCAAAACCCTTTCTTTTGAAAAACTGTTTGATCATGCACAAACCCGGGTGCATGCTATTTTTCTTTTTCTGTCTGTATTGGAGCTAGTGCAGCAAAGTTTTCTGAAGATCATGATCGGGGAAGGGAAGAATAATTTTATTCTCGAATATGTGGCCCCGGAAGACCGTGAAGAAACCATGACAGCCATCGAACCTACATTCTCTTAA
- the mscL gene encoding large conductance mechanosensitive channel protein MscL — translation MGMLKEFKEFAVKGNAIDLAVGVIIGGAFGKIVTSIIDDLIMPVVGAIIGKPDFSSLYLVLKGNVPPGTKLEEARKIADTSIFAYGNFITIAINFLLLALVIFWMVKAMNKMKKATPAEVPAPSSTDQLLMEIRDELKKR, via the coding sequence ATGGGAATGCTTAAAGAATTTAAAGAGTTTGCTGTAAAAGGCAATGCCATTGACCTGGCGGTAGGTGTAATCATTGGCGGCGCTTTTGGTAAAATTGTTACAAGTATCATTGATGATCTTATCATGCCGGTAGTAGGTGCAATTATCGGCAAGCCCGATTTCAGCAGTCTTTACCTGGTGTTAAAAGGCAATGTTCCTCCCGGAACCAAGCTGGAAGAAGCCCGAAAAATAGCAGACACATCAATCTTTGCCTATGGTAATTTCATTACGATTGCCATTAATTTCCTGCTACTGGCCCTGGTGATCTTCTGGATGGTAAAAGCTATGAATAAGATGAAGAAAGCAACTCCTGCTGAAGTTCCGGCACCATCCTCTACAGATCAATTGCTGATGGAAATCCGCGACGAACTAAAAAAACGATAA
- the frr gene encoding ribosome recycling factor, producing the protein MQEQVSKLIESSEEGMKKAITHLESELAKIRAGKATPQILDGIYVDYYGSAMPINQVGNITVLDARTINIQPWEKNMLQPIERAIIAANIGINPQNDGVNIRLFLPPLTEERRKELVKKSYAEGENSKVGVRSARREVIEGVKKLQKEGLSEDGVKDAEAAAQQLTDKYIAIIEKYLAVKEKEIMAV; encoded by the coding sequence ATGCAGGAACAAGTAAGTAAGCTGATTGAATCATCGGAGGAGGGTATGAAAAAAGCCATCACTCACCTGGAATCGGAACTGGCAAAAATAAGGGCCGGAAAGGCCACCCCGCAAATACTGGACGGGATTTATGTAGACTATTACGGATCTGCAATGCCCATTAACCAGGTTGGAAACATCACTGTGCTGGATGCACGTACAATCAATATCCAGCCCTGGGAAAAGAATATGCTGCAGCCCATTGAACGGGCGATCATCGCGGCTAATATCGGCATCAACCCGCAGAACGACGGGGTGAATATCCGCCTGTTTTTACCGCCGCTTACCGAAGAACGCAGAAAGGAATTGGTAAAAAAGAGTTATGCGGAAGGCGAAAATTCTAAAGTAGGTGTACGAAGCGCGCGCCGTGAAGTAATTGAGGGCGTTAAGAAACTGCAGAAAGAAGGACTAAGCGAGGATGGTGTAAAAGATGCCGAAGCCGCGGCACAGCAGCTTACAGATAAATACATCGCAATTATCGAGAAATACCTTGCTGTCAAAGAAAAAGAAATCATGGCTGTTTAA
- a CDS encoding glycosyltransferase family 4 protein, whose protein sequence is MLEILVTAIIAFIVAFLAIPVVMLIADKKKLYDIPDERKLHTHAIASLGGVGVFIGFLFAGLLCINFSSAPEMRYFLAAAALTFFIGLKDDIIALSATKKFVAQIIAAAIIIHLGGVRLESMHGVFGIETLDPMYGVPLTYFTIILIINAYNLIDGIDGLSGSLGLMATLLFGTYFLLAKMYPYAAFSFGLSAALMAFLIFNYHPAKIFLGDSGSLLVGMVVSILVLKFIHVASEPGAALPITSAVAVGVSVLIVPLVDTIRVFGNRILRGRSPFSPDRNHVHHLLLDRGLGHSTVTLICVMANISLILITYLSRGFGNTALIMALFGTSFIALAILYYTLPKRKLVIHRRYVVNQANKERLSAPSQSKVINLQTKEQVQNRVH, encoded by the coding sequence ATGCTAGAAATTCTGGTAACAGCTATAATAGCTTTTATAGTCGCGTTTCTCGCAATTCCGGTTGTAATGCTCATTGCTGACAAGAAGAAACTGTATGATATACCGGATGAACGTAAACTCCACACACATGCAATTGCCTCTTTAGGCGGAGTGGGTGTTTTTATCGGTTTTCTTTTTGCAGGGCTATTGTGCATCAATTTTTCCAGCGCACCGGAAATGCGTTATTTCCTGGCTGCGGCCGCACTTACCTTCTTTATAGGCCTGAAAGATGATATCATTGCATTGTCTGCCACAAAGAAGTTTGTGGCCCAGATTATTGCGGCTGCCATCATCATTCACCTGGGTGGCGTGCGCCTTGAAAGTATGCATGGTGTTTTTGGAATAGAAACCCTGGATCCTATGTATGGGGTGCCCCTGACCTACTTCACGATCATTTTGATCATCAATGCCTACAACCTGATAGACGGAATTGACGGATTGTCCGGCAGTTTGGGCCTGATGGCTACCTTGCTGTTCGGAACCTATTTCCTGCTGGCAAAAATGTATCCCTATGCCGCTTTTTCTTTTGGCCTTTCTGCTGCATTAATGGCATTCCTCATTTTTAACTACCACCCTGCAAAGATCTTTCTGGGAGACTCCGGATCTTTACTGGTAGGGATGGTGGTATCCATACTGGTACTGAAATTTATCCATGTAGCCAGTGAGCCCGGCGCTGCGCTGCCCATTACCTCCGCCGTAGCAGTGGGCGTTTCGGTACTGATTGTGCCGCTGGTAGATACGATCCGTGTTTTTGGGAACCGGATCCTGCGGGGCCGGTCGCCTTTTTCGCCCGACCGTAACCATGTGCATCACCTGTTGCTGGACCGGGGCCTCGGACATTCGACCGTAACGCTGATCTGTGTTATGGCTAATATTTCATTGATTCTTATCACCTATTTAAGTCGTGGTTTTGGTAATACGGCCCTGATCATGGCTCTGTTTGGAACCTCCTTTATTGCGCTGGCGATCCTTTACTATACATTGCCCAAAAGAAAGCTTGTTATTCACCGGAGATATGTGGTGAACCAGGCGAACAAAGAGCGGCTCAGCGCACCTTCCCAATCTAAGGTGATCAACCTGCAAACCAAGGAGCAGGTTCAGAACCGTGTTCATTAG
- a CDS encoding transketolase, which yields MASLQEIASQVRRDIVRMVHGANSGHPGGSLGCADFLTALYFKEMQHDPAFHMDGINEDLFFLSNGHISPVFYSVLARSGYFDVKELATFRKINSRLQGHPATHEHLPGIRIASGSLGQGMSVAIGAALSKKMNQDTHLVFSLHGDGELNEGQNWEAIMFAAAHKVDNLIATVDWNGQQIDGPTDKVLNMGNLSEKFKAFGWEVMEMNGNDMDEVVATLDKARAATGKGKPIAIMMHTIMGKGIDFMENDHGWHGIAPNDEQLAKALEQLPETLGDY from the coding sequence ATGGCAAGTTTACAGGAAATCGCATCACAGGTTAGACGTGATATTGTACGAATGGTTCACGGTGCAAACAGCGGCCACCCCGGAGGATCGCTTGGATGCGCTGATTTTTTGACCGCCCTGTACTTTAAGGAAATGCAGCACGATCCGGCTTTTCATATGGACGGGATCAATGAAGACCTGTTCTTCCTTTCGAACGGCCATATTTCACCGGTATTCTATTCGGTTTTAGCCCGTTCCGGCTATTTCGATGTAAAGGAGCTGGCTACTTTCCGTAAAATAAACAGCCGCCTGCAGGGACATCCGGCCACGCATGAGCATCTGCCGGGTATCCGTATCGCAAGCGGGTCGCTGGGCCAGGGAATGAGCGTAGCCATCGGTGCCGCCCTGAGCAAAAAAATGAACCAGGACACGCACCTGGTATTCTCCCTCCATGGTGACGGAGAGCTGAATGAAGGTCAGAATTGGGAGGCCATCATGTTTGCGGCAGCGCATAAGGTAGATAACCTGATCGCTACAGTTGACTGGAACGGTCAGCAAATTGACGGGCCTACCGACAAAGTACTGAACATGGGCAACCTGAGCGAAAAGTTCAAAGCGTTTGGCTGGGAGGTGATGGAGATGAATGGCAATGATATGGATGAAGTAGTAGCTACACTGGACAAAGCCCGGGCTGCTACCGGTAAAGGAAAACCGATCGCCATTATGATGCACACCATTATGGGAAAAGGCATCGACTTTATGGAAAACGACCACGGCTGGCATGGTATTGCTCCCAATGATGAGCAACTGGCCAAGGCGCTCGAACAACTGCCGGAAACACTGGGGGATTATTAA
- a CDS encoding FtsX-like permease family protein: MQFLFAWRYFRAKKSTNVINIIAWICILAIMIGTAALILVLSVFNGFEGLVKSLYSSFYPDIRVSPASGKYLLLDEKQLQQLQGIGGVRNFSLVVEEKAILRNGDNQALVSLKGVDDRFKNINGITNHMVNGRFEIGTAAHPQLVVGGGIEGSLGIRSTPKAAPISIYIPRKSESEAFDAASNITPDTIRSAGTFVIQQDFDNKYAITQIDFLKQAMGLSAHEFSAIEIAVSDPSGTAKIQQAIQRLFGKNFKVQDRYQQNQSLYSIMNLERWVFYAILSLILVVAAFNMVGALTMLVLEKQKDISVLNALGANQGFILKIFLSEGFLLAAIGGGMGMLLALLLVLLQQQFHLVPLQGGSFLIDYFPVDLKIRDFLLVAVTVSVIAFIASWTPARKASRKEFSLKAE, translated from the coding sequence TTGCAGTTTTTATTCGCCTGGCGCTATTTCAGGGCAAAAAAATCGACCAATGTCATTAATATTATCGCGTGGATCTGTATCCTGGCGATTATGATTGGCACCGCAGCGCTGATCCTGGTATTGAGTGTGTTTAATGGTTTTGAAGGGCTGGTGAAATCGCTGTATTCTTCGTTCTATCCGGATATACGGGTTTCGCCGGCATCGGGAAAATACCTGTTGCTGGATGAAAAGCAACTGCAGCAACTGCAGGGGATTGGCGGCGTGCGCAATTTTTCTCTGGTGGTTGAAGAAAAAGCGATTCTCCGGAATGGAGATAACCAGGCACTGGTTTCGCTGAAGGGCGTAGACGACCGGTTTAAAAATATCAATGGCATTACCAACCATATGGTAAACGGCCGGTTTGAGATCGGTACCGCAGCGCACCCACAACTGGTGGTGGGTGGGGGTATTGAAGGTTCCCTGGGTATCCGCTCTACTCCAAAAGCAGCGCCCATAAGTATTTACATTCCGCGTAAAAGTGAATCGGAAGCATTTGATGCTGCCAGCAATATTACGCCAGACACGATACGGAGTGCCGGCACCTTCGTCATTCAACAGGATTTTGACAATAAATACGCCATTACGCAGATCGATTTTCTGAAGCAGGCAATGGGACTAAGTGCCCATGAGTTCAGCGCCATCGAAATTGCGGTATCTGATCCCTCGGGAACAGCCAAGATCCAACAAGCCATTCAGCGGTTATTTGGAAAGAATTTTAAGGTGCAGGACCGTTACCAGCAAAACCAGAGCCTTTACTCCATTATGAACCTGGAACGATGGGTGTTTTATGCAATATTAAGTCTCATTCTGGTAGTGGCGGCTTTTAATATGGTGGGGGCGCTCACCATGCTGGTACTGGAAAAACAAAAAGACATCAGTGTATTGAATGCACTGGGAGCCAACCAGGGCTTTATTCTGAAAATATTCCTGAGTGAAGGATTTTTGCTGGCCGCTATCGGCGGTGGGATGGGCATGTTGCTGGCTCTTTTACTGGTTCTCCTGCAACAGCAGTTTCACCTGGTACCCTTGCAGGGCGGTTCCTTTCTAATCGACTATTTCCCGGTAGACCTGAAAATAAGAGATTTCCTGCTGGTGGCGGTAACTGTTTCGGTCATTGCATTTATAGCATCCTGGACCCCCGCCCGCAAAGCCTCCAGAAAAGAATTCTCCTTAAAAGCAGAATAA
- a CDS encoding ribosome-binding factor A, protein MEQKEKIMQESKRQKQVAALLNEEMNGIFQRLGLNMMGGGMVSISGVKVTPDLLEARFYLSFFQVADAEAALKKVEERHHEIKKELAASVRHQLRNIPVLKFYADDTLDHVFKMEELFKKIEEERKQNQKPEDL, encoded by the coding sequence ATGGAACAGAAAGAGAAGATTATGCAGGAAAGTAAACGTCAGAAGCAGGTGGCCGCCTTGCTGAATGAAGAAATGAATGGTATTTTTCAGCGACTTGGGCTGAATATGATGGGAGGAGGAATGGTTTCCATATCAGGCGTGAAAGTAACACCGGATCTATTGGAAGCTCGTTTTTACCTTAGTTTCTTCCAGGTAGCCGATGCTGAGGCAGCATTGAAAAAAGTTGAAGAACGCCATCACGAAATAAAGAAGGAACTGGCAGCATCCGTTCGCCATCAGCTGCGGAATATACCGGTATTGAAATTTTATGCCGATGATACGCTGGACCATGTGTTTAAAATGGAGGAGCTGTTTAAGAAAATAGAGGAGGAGCGGAAGCAGAACCAGAAGCCGGAAGACCTGTAA